From Choristoneura fumiferana chromosome 7, NRCan_CFum_1, whole genome shotgun sequence, the proteins below share one genomic window:
- the LOC141429391 gene encoding uncharacterized protein → MCLSTSLGFAFLTSLISAGALVVCVIFGELAIGGVVRQTNILIHNPNYLRDNSNMNAFVGELALSLICLVAGIISLICFIFSAMLYNGISRRQPGQIRGYLVFGVCLTILVGTAAFCHMRAYDAKISRYVLMGCGSYLSSLVIIGVTYKNILAARARARATCV, encoded by the exons ATGTGCCTCTCAACAAGTCTTGGCTTCGCGTTTTTAACCTCG TTGATCTCAGCGGGTGCCCTGGTTGTATGCGTGATATTTGGAGAACTAGCCATAGGTGGGGTTGTTCGGCAAACCAACATCTTGATCCACAACCCGAACTACCTACGCGACAACAGCAACATGAACGCCTTCGTTGGGGAGTTGGCTTTAAGCCTGATCTGCTTGGTTGCTGGCATCATCTCCTTGATATGCTTTATCTTCTCTGCCATGCTTTACAATGGTATTAGCAga CGCCAGCCAGGCCAGATAAGGGGGTACCTGGTCTTCGGGGTCTGTCTCACAATTCTGGTCGGGACGGCTGCTTTTTGCCACATGCGCGCCTACGATGCGAAGATTAGTCGTTACGTCCTCATGGGCTGTG ggTCCTACCTCAGCTCTCTAGTGATAATAGGAGTGACGTATAAAAACATACTGGCAGCCAGGGCTCGAGCTAGGGCCACTTGCGTGTAG